A window of Flavobacterium flavigenum contains these coding sequences:
- a CDS encoding glycoside hydrolase family 97 protein, which produces MKNYLILPSVLLSIMIGYSQKTKNAYELASPNGQNKIKFELVKNAPKYGVSHGKTEVISPSDMGFLLKGNEDLSTNFEIKGAKTSTFDETWEQVWGEKKNIRNHYNQLVVDLQQKTGNKRKLQIQFRAFDDGVAFRYVYPKQNIKTKDSIFIMDEKTTFNLKEDGKAWWIPAYKENRYEYLYQQSPVSTLDTVHTPLTIESKSGLKLSFHEANLIDFASTTLVNTQGTQLKTDLVPWADGVKVRVKDTFTSSWRTIQIAENSGDLIDSYLVLNLNEPNKLGNPSYVKPYKYFGIWWAMHIGKYTFWEGEKQGATTPHAKEYIDFTAKEGLHHLLIEGWNKGWTPAWYENRMHMFSFTQSADNFDLEKVVEYGKEKGVELIGYHETGSNLINYMKQIDAGFALYKKLGIHTVKIGHVGSKLNMKEWHHGQFGVNYFRYVLQKAAEYDLAVFYHEPIKDTGERRTYPNMLAREAARGQEYNAWSEGNPPNHVVILPFTRMLSGPMEYTPGVLDVEIKQGYPGKRVHGTTAQQLAMYVAFYSPIQMLADLPENYNVPAFQFLKDVPTDWKDTKVLNAEIGEYLTTVRKDENSEDWYLGSMTNEKSRDLTVSLSFLDPNATYEAQIYADAEGTDETHNPEAVAISKKIVKATDSLKLHLGGAGGTAIRFKKL; this is translated from the coding sequence ATGAAAAACTATCTAATTCTCCCATCCGTACTGCTTTCGATCATGATCGGGTACAGTCAGAAAACAAAAAATGCTTACGAACTGGCTTCACCAAACGGTCAGAATAAAATCAAATTTGAGTTAGTAAAAAATGCTCCAAAATATGGCGTTTCACACGGAAAAACCGAAGTGATCTCACCATCAGATATGGGATTTTTACTAAAAGGAAATGAAGATTTAAGTACCAATTTCGAAATCAAAGGAGCTAAAACTTCCACTTTTGATGAAACCTGGGAACAAGTTTGGGGAGAAAAGAAAAACATCAGAAATCATTACAATCAGTTAGTAGTCGATTTACAGCAAAAAACAGGAAACAAAAGAAAATTGCAAATCCAGTTCAGAGCTTTTGATGATGGAGTAGCATTTCGATATGTTTATCCAAAACAAAATATAAAAACGAAAGACAGTATTTTTATCATGGATGAAAAAACAACTTTCAATTTAAAAGAAGACGGAAAAGCATGGTGGATTCCGGCGTATAAAGAAAATCGTTATGAATATTTATACCAACAATCTCCGGTAAGTACGCTTGATACCGTACATACACCATTAACAATCGAAAGTAAAAGCGGATTGAAATTGAGTTTTCATGAAGCAAACTTAATTGATTTTGCCAGTACAACTTTGGTAAATACACAAGGAACCCAACTAAAAACAGATTTAGTACCATGGGCAGATGGAGTAAAAGTACGAGTAAAAGATACGTTTACATCATCATGGAGAACTATTCAAATTGCAGAAAATTCAGGAGATTTAATTGATTCTTATTTGGTTTTAAATCTAAATGAGCCAAACAAATTAGGAAATCCATCTTATGTAAAACCCTATAAATATTTCGGAATTTGGTGGGCGATGCATATAGGGAAATATACTTTTTGGGAAGGCGAAAAACAAGGAGCTACAACGCCACATGCCAAAGAATATATCGATTTTACAGCAAAAGAAGGTTTACATCATTTATTGATCGAAGGCTGGAACAAAGGCTGGACACCTGCCTGGTACGAAAACCGTATGCATATGTTCAGTTTTACACAAAGCGCCGATAATTTTGATCTGGAAAAAGTGGTTGAATATGGAAAAGAAAAAGGGGTAGAATTAATTGGTTATCATGAAACAGGTTCAAACCTGATCAATTACATGAAACAAATTGATGCCGGTTTTGCTTTATACAAAAAACTGGGAATTCATACGGTGAAAATTGGTCACGTAGGTTCAAAATTAAACATGAAAGAATGGCACCACGGACAATTTGGTGTGAATTATTTCAGATACGTTTTGCAAAAAGCGGCCGAATATGATTTAGCCGTTTTCTATCACGAACCAATAAAAGATACCGGAGAACGTAGAACATATCCAAATATGTTGGCCAGAGAAGCAGCTCGCGGGCAAGAATATAACGCTTGGAGCGAAGGAAATCCGCCAAATCATGTAGTGATTTTACCTTTCACCAGAATGTTATCCGGACCAATGGAATATACTCCTGGGGTTTTAGATGTTGAAATCAAACAAGGTTATCCGGGAAAAAGAGTGCACGGAACAACAGCGCAGCAATTGGCAATGTATGTTGCTTTTTATTCTCCAATTCAAATGTTAGCTGATTTACCTGAAAATTATAATGTACCTGCATTTCAGTTTTTAAAAGATGTTCCAACAGACTGGAAAGACACTAAAGTTTTAAATGCAGAAATAGGAGAATACCTGACAACCGTTCGTAAAGATGAAAATAGCGAAGACTGGTATTTAGGAAGTATGACAAATGAAAAAAGCAGGGATTTAACAGTTTCATTGTCTTTTTTAGATCCAAATGCAACATACGAAGCTCAGATTTACGCTGATGCAGAAGGAACAGATGAAACGCATAATCCGGAAGCCGTTGCCATTTCTAAGAAAATAGTGAAAGCAACAGATTCTTTAAAATTGCATTTAGGAGGTGCAGGCGGAACAGCAATTAGATTTAAAAAATTATAA
- a CDS encoding alpha-xylosidase, giving the protein MKKSHLKTLFSICAFGLLTVPNASAQIQNADVLNAPIDISKDFQNYLNTFYFADELASFDPATGKGTIKYLRYNYKTRQAFNNMMMKPDVEKANEFPTTEYAESPVLPFEIQFVSDRTVRIKTTSGPQFHPQKESLMLVDGVAPNHPELWKYAKIEGGHSYTSKHGKVEILIKPWHVKIYDEKGKLLTSTLHDTDFKNTYTPTLPFSYVRRNSDYSRSMGAAFSLEPDEKIFGCGESFTQFNKRGQKVVLWTDDANGIQNETMYKPIPFYMSSRGYGVFMHHSTPITVDFGKYFSSANEMYIGDDEADLFFFIGEPKDILDQYTNLTGKAAMPPLWSFGFWMSRITYFSEKEGREVARDLRKYKIPTDVIHFDTGWFDVDWRNNYEFAKSRFPDATKMMSDLKKDGFQVCLWQLPYFTPKNTLFPEIMDKNLAVRDRKGNLPYEDAVLDFSNPETISWYQGKLKKLFDEGVAVFKVDFGEAAPPDGIYHSGRTGFYEHNLYPLRYNKAVAEITQKEKGYTLIWARSTWAGSQRYPLHWGGDSETTNGAMSAELRGGLSLGLSGFSFWSHDVGGFATKSPENIYRRWTPFGMLTSHVRSHGEPPREPWLYSKDFLEGFRKADNMRYELMPYIYAQAKESSEKGLPMMRALFVEHPNDPGAWLVDNQYLFGSSMLVAPLFEEVEERDVYLPEGTWIDYQTKKVYQSGWHKIKAGEIPIIVLVKDGTAIPHIGLAQSTKDMDWSKLTLKVFASDKTTTASAKVYLPNGDALQEIKVTKNGNNFDVTTNPLNGKTTFKTEWVK; this is encoded by the coding sequence ATGAAAAAATCACATTTAAAAACCTTGTTTTCGATTTGCGCTTTTGGACTTCTAACAGTTCCAAACGCATCAGCACAAATTCAGAATGCAGACGTATTAAACGCACCGATCGACATCAGTAAAGATTTTCAGAATTACCTGAACACTTTTTATTTTGCCGATGAATTAGCTTCTTTTGATCCGGCAACAGGAAAAGGAACCATTAAATATTTGAGATACAACTACAAAACACGTCAGGCTTTCAACAATATGATGATGAAACCAGATGTGGAAAAAGCAAACGAATTCCCAACAACAGAATACGCAGAATCACCAGTTTTGCCTTTTGAAATTCAGTTTGTTTCTGATCGAACAGTTCGTATCAAAACCACTTCCGGACCACAGTTTCACCCACAAAAAGAATCATTAATGTTGGTTGACGGCGTTGCTCCGAATCACCCAGAATTATGGAAATATGCTAAAATCGAAGGCGGTCACAGCTATACAAGCAAACATGGGAAAGTCGAAATTTTGATCAAACCGTGGCACGTAAAAATCTACGATGAAAAAGGAAAACTTTTGACAAGTACGCTTCACGATACAGATTTTAAAAATACGTATACACCGACACTTCCATTTTCTTACGTTCGAAGAAATAGCGATTATTCCAGAAGTATGGGCGCTGCGTTCAGTTTAGAACCAGACGAAAAAATATTTGGCTGTGGAGAATCATTCACACAATTCAACAAACGCGGCCAAAAAGTAGTTTTATGGACGGATGATGCCAACGGAATCCAGAATGAAACGATGTACAAACCAATTCCGTTTTACATGAGCAGCCGTGGTTATGGGGTTTTCATGCATCATTCAACACCCATTACAGTAGACTTCGGAAAGTATTTTTCAAGTGCTAACGAAATGTACATTGGAGACGACGAAGCCGATTTGTTTTTCTTCATCGGAGAACCAAAAGACATTTTAGATCAATACACTAATTTGACTGGAAAAGCTGCAATGCCACCACTTTGGTCATTTGGTTTCTGGATGAGCCGTATTACGTATTTCTCAGAAAAAGAAGGGCGTGAGGTTGCCAGAGATTTGCGTAAATACAAAATCCCAACAGACGTAATTCATTTTGATACAGGCTGGTTTGATGTCGATTGGAGAAACAATTACGAGTTTGCAAAATCCCGTTTCCCGGATGCAACAAAAATGATGTCTGATTTGAAAAAAGACGGTTTTCAGGTTTGTTTATGGCAATTGCCGTATTTCACACCAAAAAATACATTGTTTCCAGAAATTATGGACAAGAATCTTGCAGTAAGAGACAGAAAAGGAAATCTTCCATACGAAGATGCGGTTTTAGATTTCTCAAATCCTGAAACTATCTCTTGGTACCAAGGAAAATTGAAAAAATTATTTGATGAAGGCGTTGCGGTTTTCAAAGTAGATTTTGGAGAAGCAGCACCGCCAGACGGAATTTACCATTCGGGAAGAACTGGTTTCTATGAGCATAATTTATATCCGTTACGTTACAACAAAGCCGTTGCCGAAATCACTCAGAAAGAAAAAGGATATACTTTAATCTGGGCGAGAAGTACTTGGGCAGGAAGTCAGCGTTATCCTTTGCATTGGGGAGGAGATTCTGAAACAACAAACGGAGCAATGTCGGCAGAATTACGCGGCGGACTTTCATTAGGTCTTTCAGGTTTCAGTTTTTGGAGTCATGATGTTGGAGGTTTCGCAACTAAATCTCCTGAGAATATTTACAGAAGATGGACACCATTCGGAATGTTGACTTCGCACGTAAGAAGCCACGGAGAACCGCCTCGCGAACCTTGGTTGTACAGCAAAGATTTCTTGGAAGGATTTAGAAAAGCAGATAATATGCGTTATGAGTTAATGCCATACATCTACGCACAAGCCAAAGAAAGTTCAGAAAAAGGTTTACCAATGATGCGCGCTTTATTCGTAGAACATCCAAACGATCCAGGAGCGTGGTTAGTTGACAATCAATATTTATTCGGATCAAGTATGTTGGTCGCACCGCTTTTTGAAGAGGTTGAAGAAAGAGATGTATATCTTCCAGAAGGAACGTGGATTGACTACCAAACTAAAAAAGTGTACCAATCAGGCTGGCATAAAATCAAAGCGGGCGAAATTCCGATTATTGTCTTAGTGAAAGACGGAACTGCAATTCCACATATCGGTTTAGCACAATCTACAAAAGATATGGATTGGAGCAAACTGACGTTGAAAGTTTTTGCAAGTGATAAAACAACTACCGCTTCCGCGAAAGTATACTTGCCAAATGGAGACGCTTTACAAGAAATAAAAGTGACTAAAAACGGAAACAATTTTGACGTAACAACAAATCCATTAAACGGAAAAACCACTTTCAAAACGGAGTGGGTTAAATAA
- a CDS encoding glycoside hydrolase family 2 TIM barrel-domain containing protein yields MIQLISSKKIGLLFVALLLIAGCKTSGDQKFNNRKVSFNLDWSFHLNDSLVDKDTIGTSTKWRTLDVPHDWSIEGKFDEKSPAGYGGGSLNGGLGWYKKTFKVAVEDSTKITSITFDGVYRNSEVWVNGHYLGKRPNGYIGFQYEITPYLNYGDKSNEIIVKVDNSKQPNSRWYSGSGIFRNVWLETTDKLHVDQWGTYVTTPKVTVQNADVNIEIRFQNEHSESKKIKVLTTIYKDDTEVTSATQYITLTPKSGTLYNTQMQIENPVLWSVENPELYTAVTELLLDDEVVDQYKTTFGIRDFKFDLNKGFILNGKQVKIKGVCMHHDLGPLGSAINTRAIERQLEILKEMGVNGIRTSHNPPAPELLDLCDKMGFIVMDEAFDMWKQNKTKYDYANDWDKWHKQDLIDQLLRDRNHASIFMWSIGNEIPEQWNETGIEIAKELAAITRQYDKTRPITAGMNPPVNMNIDDVTLQFEKKNVSINPLAGSGVLDLIGYNYAHQTFEYHQKNFPKTPFIATETTSGLQTRGYYDAISDTIKKWPVRWDLKFTGGNTGNTVSAYDQVQAPWGSTHEATWKVIKKYDFLSGMYIWTGFDYIGEPTPYEWPSVSSYFGIVDLAGFPKDVYYMYQSEWTNKTVLHVFPHWNWKAGQTVDVWAYYNNADEVELFVNGKSVGKRAKKGDDLHVMWRIPFQAGTLKAISRKGGKVVLEKEIKTAGNPSQLKLTADRTSIKGDGNDLSFVTVDILDDKGTLAPNANNEINFSLKGDGKIVGVSSGDPVSHESFKGNKHTALAGKCLVIVQSGDKSGRLELTAKANGLKQDTIVITAE; encoded by the coding sequence ATGATTCAGCTTATTTCATCAAAAAAAATCGGATTACTTTTTGTTGCCTTGCTTTTAATAGCAGGTTGTAAAACCTCAGGTGATCAAAAATTTAATAACCGTAAAGTTTCTTTTAATTTAGATTGGAGTTTTCACCTTAATGACAGTCTTGTAGATAAAGATACTATCGGAACTTCAACAAAATGGAGAACTTTAGACGTTCCTCATGATTGGAGCATCGAGGGAAAATTTGATGAAAAAAGTCCGGCAGGATATGGTGGCGGATCGCTTAACGGAGGTTTAGGCTGGTACAAAAAAACATTCAAAGTGGCTGTAGAAGACAGCACAAAAATAACTTCGATCACTTTTGATGGTGTTTACAGAAACAGCGAGGTTTGGGTAAACGGACATTATTTAGGAAAACGTCCCAACGGTTATATTGGTTTTCAATATGAGATTACTCCTTACCTAAATTACGGAGATAAAAGCAACGAAATAATTGTTAAAGTTGACAATTCAAAACAACCCAATTCACGCTGGTATTCGGGTTCAGGAATTTTCAGAAATGTCTGGCTGGAAACCACAGATAAATTACACGTTGATCAATGGGGAACTTACGTAACAACTCCAAAAGTTACGGTTCAAAATGCTGATGTCAATATTGAAATAAGATTTCAGAATGAGCATTCAGAATCAAAAAAAATAAAAGTACTCACTACCATTTATAAAGATGATACTGAAGTAACATCAGCTACTCAATATATAACACTTACTCCAAAAAGCGGAACATTATACAATACGCAGATGCAAATTGAAAATCCGGTTTTATGGTCAGTTGAAAATCCGGAATTATATACTGCCGTTACAGAACTTTTACTCGATGATGAAGTTGTTGATCAATACAAAACGACTTTCGGAATCAGAGATTTTAAATTCGATTTGAATAAAGGTTTTATTTTAAATGGAAAACAAGTCAAAATAAAAGGAGTTTGTATGCACCACGATTTAGGTCCGTTGGGATCTGCAATCAATACGCGCGCCATTGAACGCCAGTTGGAAATTCTGAAAGAAATGGGTGTAAACGGAATCAGAACTTCTCACAATCCTCCCGCTCCGGAACTTCTGGATCTTTGCGACAAAATGGGTTTCATCGTTATGGATGAAGCTTTTGATATGTGGAAACAAAACAAAACCAAATACGATTACGCAAATGATTGGGACAAATGGCATAAACAAGACTTAATCGATCAATTGTTACGCGACCGAAATCACGCTAGTATTTTTATGTGGAGTATCGGAAATGAAATTCCGGAACAATGGAACGAAACGGGTATTGAAATCGCAAAAGAATTAGCAGCAATTACACGCCAATACGATAAAACAAGACCAATTACTGCAGGAATGAATCCGCCGGTAAATATGAATATTGATGATGTGACTTTACAATTTGAAAAAAAGAATGTTTCGATTAATCCGCTTGCTGGATCGGGAGTTTTAGATTTAATCGGATACAATTATGCGCATCAAACATTCGAATATCATCAAAAAAACTTTCCAAAAACTCCTTTCATAGCAACTGAAACCACTTCAGGTTTGCAGACAAGAGGTTATTACGATGCCATTTCAGACACCATCAAAAAATGGCCAGTAAGATGGGATCTTAAATTCACAGGAGGAAACACAGGAAATACGGTTTCAGCTTACGATCAGGTTCAGGCACCTTGGGGATCTACACACGAAGCTACCTGGAAAGTGATAAAAAAATATGATTTCCTTTCAGGAATGTATATCTGGACAGGTTTTGATTATATAGGAGAACCAACTCCATACGAATGGCCATCGGTAAGTTCTTATTTCGGAATTGTAGATTTAGCCGGTTTCCCGAAAGATGTTTATTATATGTACCAAAGTGAATGGACGAACAAAACAGTCCTTCACGTTTTCCCACATTGGAACTGGAAAGCCGGACAAACCGTTGATGTTTGGGCCTATTACAATAATGCAGATGAGGTTGAACTTTTCGTAAACGGAAAATCAGTTGGAAAAAGAGCTAAAAAAGGAGACGATTTACATGTAATGTGGAGAATTCCTTTTCAAGCAGGAACTTTAAAAGCGATTTCCCGTAAAGGCGGAAAAGTAGTTTTAGAAAAAGAAATTAAAACAGCCGGAAATCCTTCACAATTAAAATTAACTGCCGACAGAACTTCAATAAAAGGAGATGGGAATGATTTGTCTTTTGTAACAGTTGATATTTTAGATGACAAAGGAACTTTAGCGCCAAATGCCAATAACGAAATTAATTTTTCTTTAAAAGGAGACGGAAAAATAGTTGGTGTTTCCAGCGGAGATCCAGTTAGTCATGAATCGTTTAAAGGAAATAAACATACGGCTTTGGCAGGAAAATGTTTGGTGATTGTTCAATCTGGAGATAAATCAGGAAGATTAGAATTGACCGCTAAAGCGAATGGACTAAAACAAGACACAATCGTAATTACGGCAGAATAG
- a CDS encoding RagB/SusD family nutrient uptake outer membrane protein, translated as MKNTYLYIFCLSLLSLGSCELETEPLTQQTDINFYKTTEDAYSALVGCYDGLQVATGASGLGIPVISEVMSDDCFGGTGASDGYNYALVDEFDKSRSPSDIDLFNENWKSYYKALYRCNVFLMKMDQIDWKGDTALRNTYESETKFIRAYIYFEMIRLWGNIPLLTAPTTENVPQASPEDVYKLIAEDLVFAANNLPTAAYNSVPNGRITKWAAKSLLGRVYLYYTGYYGKTDLVGVVTKAQALAHLEDVISGSGHGLVDDFSTLWPAASVEKYAGESNKEFIFSIKYTYTSDYNGNTDGNHWLVLFGMREFSSYPYAHGWGVTVNSKLWNAYDANDTRRVATIIGIDEENIAFNKINSQREYTGYYNKKYCPMIDKDGKELPIVLGSQFWDISQFQDYVVLRYADVLLMAAELGSGSAQSYFDQVRQRAYKSNFTPLAVTQDNIMNERHLEFALEGVRYWDLLRQGIGKASSTIAETTTLLSGGVANTKTISAAKIQETKGLQQIPNTQITLSGNVLKQNAGW; from the coding sequence ATGAAAAATACCTATTTATATATTTTCTGTTTGAGTTTATTGTCTTTAGGTTCCTGTGAATTAGAAACAGAACCTTTAACACAACAAACGGATATTAATTTTTATAAAACAACAGAGGATGCTTACAGCGCATTAGTAGGTTGTTATGATGGTCTGCAGGTAGCTACAGGAGCTTCAGGACTCGGTATTCCTGTAATTAGCGAGGTAATGTCTGATGATTGTTTTGGAGGAACCGGCGCCTCCGATGGTTACAATTATGCGTTGGTAGATGAATTTGATAAGAGCCGCTCCCCATCTGATATAGATTTGTTTAATGAAAACTGGAAAAGTTATTATAAGGCGTTATATCGTTGCAACGTTTTCCTGATGAAAATGGATCAGATTGACTGGAAAGGAGACACTGCTTTAAGAAATACTTACGAGTCTGAAACCAAATTTATCAGAGCTTATATCTATTTTGAAATGATACGTTTGTGGGGAAATATACCTCTATTGACAGCTCCTACCACAGAAAATGTTCCTCAGGCATCACCTGAAGATGTTTATAAATTAATCGCAGAAGACTTAGTATTTGCAGCAAACAATTTGCCAACAGCGGCATACAATTCTGTACCCAATGGAAGAATCACTAAATGGGCAGCAAAATCTTTACTAGGCCGTGTTTATTTATATTATACAGGATATTATGGAAAAACAGATTTAGTGGGTGTAGTAACAAAGGCTCAGGCTTTAGCACATTTAGAAGATGTAATTTCAGGGAGCGGACATGGGTTAGTAGATGATTTTTCTACTCTATGGCCTGCTGCTTCGGTTGAAAAATATGCAGGTGAAAGTAATAAAGAATTCATATTTTCTATAAAATATACTTATACAAGTGATTACAACGGTAATACGGATGGAAATCATTGGCTTGTATTGTTTGGCATGAGAGAATTTTCATCTTATCCATATGCACATGGATGGGGAGTAACAGTAAATTCAAAATTATGGAATGCTTATGATGCTAATGATACAAGACGTGTGGCAACAATAATTGGTATTGATGAAGAAAATATAGCATTTAATAAAATAAACAGTCAAAGAGAATATACTGGCTATTACAATAAAAAATATTGTCCAATGATTGATAAGGATGGAAAAGAACTTCCTATCGTTTTAGGAAGCCAGTTTTGGGATATTAGCCAGTTTCAGGATTACGTAGTATTGAGATATGCTGATGTTTTATTAATGGCAGCTGAATTAGGAAGCGGAAGCGCCCAGTCATATTTTGATCAGGTGAGACAAAGGGCATACAAATCTAATTTTACTCCTCTTGCGGTTACTCAGGATAATATAATGAATGAAAGACATTTAGAATTTGCTCTAGAAGGAGTCAGATATTGGGATTTATTGCGTCAGGGAATTGGTAAAGCATCATCGACTATTGCTGAAACAACGACCTTATTAAGCGGTGGTGTTGCTAATACAAAAACAATATCGGCAGCTAAAATTCAGGAAACAAAAGGATTACAGCAAATTCCTAATACACAGATTACATTATCTGGGAATGTTTTAAAACAAAATGCCGGCTGGTAA